Below is a genomic region from Thunnus albacares chromosome 4, fThuAlb1.1, whole genome shotgun sequence.
TCATTGACCACAGCATTCAAAGAGTCAGTGTGGGAAACTCAGATCAACTCTTTACTCACAGAGGACAAGGCACAAGTCAGAAGACCGCTACATCTGGACGGCAGCGTGATTGTTTTgttcaagtttttaaaaataccattACCATCACTCTCATATTTAATGCCTGGCAGAATTGGCTTCTAAATGACAGTATCatgaattaaacaaaatttagaaaaaataccaaactgtaTACAATGAAAAGTGTACCTGaattataaagaaaaaatagaagataaGTAGTGTAAGTTGGTTAATTTAGCTCATGGCTCAACAGAATCATTAGAGACAAAATGTctatttttactgatttttaaattcagttaGCACTTTATATAGTACTTTTTATCCTTAATGTACTTAATTGTCTTTCTCCCACGTGTGTGATGGAACAATCAGCGTGTGTTCAAAGTCATTGATCTCAGCATCAGGCAGCAGTTCTTCTCTCTACAGGGTCACCACTTTCCCAGATTCACACAGAGCTCTGTGAGTCTCTCTCAATCATCCCCCCAGTCCTCCACCTGTTCCCCTGAGATCTAACCATTGTCCCCCAGGCATTAACAGCATTCGGCGTGTGTGTCCTTTATTGTCTCACCaagctctctgattggatgaGACTGTGAGAAACTCTAGTCAGACCAAGACCCACACATTCATATGGAGATGTGGGACTATAAATAGGAGGGATGAATCCAGCAGAGATCAGATTCTCTCTACAGAGAcctctacagcacagagatcCAGCTATGGCACCTACAATCACTGCAGCAATGACCAACTCTCAGGACCATCTGACTCTGACCCACAAGGTAAATTGAAGATTCATGATGACTTCATCTTGTCATGACAGGTTGTTCTTTTTATGCTATCATTAAACTCCAGAATAAGTTGATTAATGACTTTGTTCTTCTTTCTGCAGCTCAGAAAGCCTCTGGTGGAGAAGTTACGCAGAGAACGAATCAACAGCAGCATTGAGCAGCTCAAGTCTCTCCTGGGTCCAGAGTTCCTCAAACAGCAGCCAGACTCCAAGCTGGAGAAAGCAGACATCCTGGAGATGACAGTTTGCTTCCtgacacagctgcagcagcagaatcaACAGCAAGGGAGACTGCTGAACCACttcaacaagctgcagtctTCCTCTGATAAGAACCTGAGAGAGGCTGACTTCTCTTCTCTGAGCTCCACAGTCCAGACCAGCATCACCAAAGAGAAGAGTCCAGTCAACAGCGCCCTCTGGAGGCCGTGGTAGACTCATACAGACTGGAGACACTACCAGACAAACTGAGATGACCATGTTGGTCAAACATTATTGGACTAATTCACTTGTTCTTCTGTATACAGAAGGCtgatttgtgtgtctttgtatttgTGCTAGATGACATTTCCTAAGGAAATGACAGCAACAATATCTTTCAAGTGAAGAAAGAGCATCTTGTCATGCATGTAGCATGAACTAAATCTGATTGCATCAGCAATTATTATTCCTTATTGTACTTCATGTATTAGTAGTGTATAATGCTATGGTAACATTTGTTACCTTTTGATTGGTATTGATCAGTTTGATCAaaatttaaatgtcctttttatGGACACATTGTTTTAATGGACTTTACCTCACTTTAATCTCTGTGATTACTAAACACTGATCTGTTGTAAGATCCATTTATCCTTTTTTCTAAAAAGTTTGCTTATCAAGCTATCACTATTTTCTAGTGATACTTTTATGCCTCACTGCATGAAATGTATTGttacaatataatgcaatggTGATATTGATTagtattaatcattttaaacaaaaatcttAATTGTCCGTTTTATGGATATTTTATCATAGTGGACTTTACCCCACTTCATGTGATTACTCAGAAATGATCTGTTTTAAGATCAATGTGTTTATTCTTTTACTGTAAAAGCTTTGATTAAGGTCACACTGTCACAGTTTTCCAGTGACAacataatattttcatattgagAATCAATTGAATTTTGTGATCATTAAGAACAATGCCATCTGTTGTAAGATCAGTGTAAAGTTTTTAATCCATTTGGAAAAGATTTCAAAGGACAGTGAGAACTGTGTCCTCAAATACTGTcaattgtttgtcttttataaAGACAGCTGTTCCTTTACTCTCTCTGAGTACAGTGTGTCTTGTAGAAATCTAcaagttgttgttgtgatgtatcaTCACCTCTTGTTGGAGCTTGCAACCTTTGTGTGGCTCATTGTGCCACGTTGAATAAACAAACTACCAATTAcaagttttgtcttttcatgttattttgtgtcataTTTTACCTCTTTATAACAACAAAAGTGACTTTCCACACTGAATTCATTGAATTCAATTACTGTTCCAAACTTTAGTtgaaaaatataacaa
It encodes:
- the LOC122980027 gene encoding transcription factor HES-5-like, which codes for MNPAEIRFSLQRPLQHRDPAMAPTITAAMTNSQDHLTLTHKLRKPLVEKLRRERINSSIEQLKSLLGPEFLKQQPDSKLEKADILEMTVCFLTQLQQQNQQQGRLLNHFNKLQSSSDKNLREADFSSLSSTVQTSITKEKSPVNSALWRPW